The following proteins come from a genomic window of Larimichthys crocea isolate SSNF chromosome XV, L_crocea_2.0, whole genome shotgun sequence:
- the dgkaa gene encoding diacylglycerol kinase, alpha a, protein MSTPTNPEVKELSPVDFIQLQQYIEYSLKVKDVLREFDADGSLARHRHGECINEEGFRLFLKTYLEGEDFPADLCQRLFRSFQNSEPTQEDSAKEVFLKDVSCYFSLLEDGQPRDKLEFAFKLYDRDGNGVLDSSEVDRIIAQMMHAAEYLGWDVSELRPVLKDMMTAIDADSNGTVSLDEWVEGGMNNVPLLVLLGLKMTQKDGQHLWRMKHFNKPVYCNVCQSMLLGLRKQGLCCTCCKYTVHGRCANRNPAPCTRTYVKSKKETGVPVHDWVSGNCDSRKCDKCQKKIKSLQGLTGKHCVWCHSMRHDECADQEPTECTCGLLRDHILPPWAIYPVIKERPNNVKNGCSGSTDDSELNTTPDGQVLQISPVPNTHPLLVFVNPKSGGKQGERVLHKFQYLLNPRQVYNLSNGGPGPGLSFFRNLQDYRILVCGGDGTVGWILDAIDKTNLLVRPPVAVLPLGTGNDLARCLRWGGGYDGEDLSRILRDIEGSSQVLMDRWSIQVITDENEEKGDPVPYEIINNYFSIGVDASIAHRFHTMREKHPQKFNSRMKNKLWYFEFATSETISASCKKMSESLTIECSGTPLDLSSLSLEGIAVLNIPSMHGGSNLWGDTKKGDSKGQTSHEEPEVIVDPEILKVTSQDLSDRRLEVVGLEGAIEMGQIYTGLKSAVRLAKTSQITIRTKKALPMQIDGEPWMQPPCTIHITHKNQASMLMAPQAKSSGFFK, encoded by the exons TGCATCAATGAAGAAGGCTTTCGCCTGTTCCTGAAGACATACTTAGAAGGGGAGGACTTCCCCGCGGATCTCTGCCAGCGACTCTTCCGCTCCTTCCAAAACTCTGAACCCACCCAGGAAGACAGTGCCA AGGAGGTCTTTCTGAAGGATGTTTCATGTTACTTCTCCCTGCTGGAAGATGGCCAGCCCAGGGACAAGCTGGAGT tCGCTTTCAAGCTGTATGACAGAGACGGCAACGGAGTCCTCGACAGCTCT gaagtggatAGGATCATCGCTCAGATGATGCATGCTGCAGAGTACCTCGGATGGGATGTGTCAGAGCTGAGGCCG GTGCTCAAGGACATGATGACCGCGATCGACGCCGACAGCAACGGCACCGTGTCTCTGGACGAGTGGGTGGAGGGAGGCATGAACAACGTTCCCCTGCTGGTGTTGCTGGGTCTGAAG ATGACCCAGAAGGACGGTCAGCACCTCTGGAGGATGAAACACTTCAACAAGCCTGTTTACTGCAACGTGTGCCAGAGCATGCTGCTCGGCCTGAGGAAGCAAGGGCTGTGCTGCACCT GCTGCAAATACACAGTCCACGGACGCTGCGCTAACAGGAACCCGGCCCCCTGCACCAGGACGTACGTGAAGTCgaagaaagaaacagga GTTCCAGTGCACGATTGGGTGAGTGGCAACTGCGACTCGAGGAAGTGCGACAAATGCCAGAAGAAGATCAAGAGCCTCCAAGGATTGACGGGCAAACACTGCGTGTGGTGCCACTCGATG CGTCATGATGAATGTGCAGACCAAGAGCCAACAGAGTGTACCTGTGGGCTGCTCAGAGACCATATCCTGCCTCCATGGGCGATTTATCCTGTTATAAAG GAGAGACCAAACAATGTAAAGAACGGCTGCTCGGGCTCAACGGACGACAGCGAGCTCAATACTACTCCGGATGGACAAGTGCTTCAG ATCAGCCCTGTGCCAAACACTCATCCTCTGCTCGTGTTTGTCAACCCTAAGAGTGGTGGCAAGCAGGGGGAAAG aGTCCTGCATAAATTTCAGTATTTACTGAATCCACGGCAGGTATACAACCTCTCCAACGGTGGACCTGGACCGGG ATTGAGTTTCTTCAGAAATCTGCAGGATTACAGGATCCTGGTGTGCGGGGGAGATGGAACGGTGGGCTGGATCCTTGACGCAATAG ACAAAACTAATCTGCTGGTGCGGCCACCTGTGGCTGTACTTCCTCTGGGCACAGGAAATGACCTTGCACGATGTCTGCGGTGGGGAGGAG GGTATGACGGCGAGGATCTGAGTCGTATTCTTAGAGACATCGAGGGGAGCTCTCAGGTGTTGATGGACCGCTGGAGTATTCAGGTCATCACAGATGAGAACGAGGAGAAGGGCGACCCGGTCCCGTACGAAATCATCAACAACTACTTCTCTATCGGCGTG GATGCCTCCATTGCCCACCGGTTTCACACAATGAGGGAGAAGCATCCCCAGAAATTCAACAGCag AATGAAGAACAAGCTGTGGTATTTCGAATTTGCCACTTCAGAAACCATCTCTGCTTCCTGCAAGAAAATGAGCGAAAGTCTAACAATCGAG tGCTCCGGTACTCCGCTGGATCTCAGCAGCCTCTCTCTGGAGGGCATCGCTGTCCTAAACATTCCCAGTATGCACGGTGGATCCAACCTGTGGGGTGACACCAAGAAAGGGGACAGCAAGGGACAGACGAGTCACGAAGAGCCCGAGGTGATCGTTGACCCGGAAATCCTGAAAGTGACCTCCCAAG ATCTCAGCGACCGTCGATTAGAGGTGGTCGGCCTCGAAGGGGCCATTGAGATGGGACAGATCTACACCGGCCTCAAGAGCGCCGTGAGGCTCGCCAAGACGTCACAGATCACCATCAG GACGAAGAAAGCATTACCAATGCAGATAGACGGAGAGCCGTGGATGCAGCCTCCCTGCACG attcacatcacacacaagaACCAAGCCAGCATGTTGATGGCTCCACAGGCCAAATCCTCTGGTTTCTTCAAGTAA